The following proteins are co-located in the Billgrantia tianxiuensis genome:
- the erpA gene encoding iron-sulfur cluster insertion protein ErpA has protein sequence MSGAQSFVPTPMMLSEAASKRLKALIEEEGKPDLKLRVYVTGGGCSGFQYGFDFAESVGEDDTLIEFGEVALVVDELSYQYLVGSTVDYEEGLAGARFLVQNPNATTTCGCGASFMV, from the coding sequence ATGAGCGGTGCACAATCCTTCGTGCCCACTCCCATGATGCTCTCCGAGGCTGCCAGCAAGCGGCTCAAGGCGCTCATCGAGGAAGAAGGCAAGCCCGACCTCAAGCTGCGCGTCTATGTGACGGGAGGCGGCTGTTCGGGTTTCCAGTACGGCTTCGACTTTGCCGAATCGGTCGGTGAAGACGATACCCTCATCGAGTTCGGCGAGGTCGCCCTGGTCGTCGACGAACTCTCCTACCAGTACCTCGTCGGCTCCACCGTCGACTACGAAGAGGGGCTGGCCGGCGCCCGCTTCCTGGTCCAGAACCCCAACGCGACGACCACCTGTGGCTG
- the argC gene encoding N-acetyl-gamma-glutamyl-phosphate reductase — MIKVGIVGGTGYTGVELLRLLAQHPEVEVEAITSRSEAGVRVCDMYPNLRGHYDTLAFSEPDPRRLGACDAVFFATPHGVAHALAGELLAQGTRVIDLSADFRLRDAEEWARWYGQPHGAPELLEEAVYGLPEMHRERIRQARLIAVPGCYPTAVQLGLLPLLEAGLIDAEHIIADCKSGVTGAGRGAKVPSLLAEASESMKAYGAAGHRHLPEIRQGLGDAAGGAVGLTFVPHLTPMIRGIHATLYGRLKGEPGDLQALFEQRFAEEPFVDVMPAGSHPETRSVKGANVCRLAVHRPGDGDTVVVLSVIDNLVKGASGQAVQNLNLMFGFAENAGLAVPALMP; from the coding sequence GTGATCAAGGTCGGAATCGTCGGCGGTACCGGGTATACCGGGGTCGAGCTGCTCAGGCTGCTGGCCCAGCATCCCGAGGTCGAGGTCGAAGCCATTACCTCACGTTCGGAAGCCGGCGTTCGCGTCTGCGACATGTACCCCAACCTGCGCGGTCACTACGATACGCTCGCCTTCAGCGAGCCCGACCCCCGCCGCCTTGGCGCCTGCGATGCCGTCTTCTTCGCCACGCCGCACGGTGTCGCCCATGCCCTGGCTGGCGAACTGCTCGCCCAGGGCACTCGGGTGATCGATCTCTCCGCCGATTTCCGCCTGCGCGATGCCGAGGAGTGGGCTCGCTGGTACGGCCAGCCACATGGCGCCCCGGAACTGCTCGAGGAAGCCGTTTATGGGTTGCCGGAAATGCATCGCGAACGCATTCGCCAGGCGCGCCTGATCGCCGTGCCCGGCTGCTACCCCACGGCGGTGCAGTTGGGACTGCTGCCGCTGCTCGAGGCCGGGCTGATCGACGCCGAGCACATCATTGCCGACTGCAAGTCCGGTGTCACCGGGGCCGGCCGCGGCGCCAAGGTACCCTCGCTGCTGGCCGAGGCCAGCGAGTCGATGAAGGCCTATGGCGCCGCCGGCCACCGCCACCTGCCTGAAATCCGCCAAGGCCTCGGCGATGCCGCCGGTGGCGCGGTGGGCCTGACCTTCGTGCCGCACTTGACTCCGATGATCCGCGGCATCCATGCCACCCTCTACGGTCGCCTGAAGGGTGAACCGGGCGATCTCCAGGCGCTGTTCGAGCAGCGCTTCGCCGAAGAGCCCTTCGTCGACGTGATGCCTGCCGGCAGTCATCCCGAGACCCGCAGCGTCAAGGGCGCCAACGTCTGTCGTCTGGCCGTGCATCGCCCCGGCGATGGCGACACCGTGGTGGTACTGTCGGTGATCGACAACCTGGTCAAGGGTGCCTCGGGCCAGGCGGTACAGAACCTCAACCTGATGTTCGGCTTCGCCGAAAATGCCGGACTCGCCGTACCCGCGCTGATGCCTTGA